Proteins found in one Terribacillus sp. DMT04 genomic segment:
- a CDS encoding TIGR01457 family HAD-type hydrolase, translating into MKAYDGYLIDLDGTMYLGSKRIEAAPGFIHRLRQAGRKHLFVTNNSTRTQEQVAAKLRQMDIEADPEDVFTTSMATAAYIREQKPAARVYAIGEEGLFDALAKEELTIADDNCDYVVIGLDTAITYEKLAKACLLVRAGATFLSTNSDKALPTEAGMMPGNGSLTAVVSVSTGIEPIFIGKPESIMMEQARKLLELDTEQVVMVGDNYLTDITAGIRAGMDTLMVCTGFTKRDELPMLHPKPTYTIDSLDEWEFK; encoded by the coding sequence ATGAAAGCATATGACGGCTATTTAATTGATTTAGATGGAACCATGTATCTCGGCAGCAAACGAATAGAGGCTGCTCCTGGATTTATTCATAGACTAAGGCAAGCTGGCAGGAAACATTTGTTTGTGACGAATAACTCGACGCGCACACAAGAGCAAGTAGCTGCCAAGCTGCGCCAAATGGATATTGAAGCTGATCCTGAAGACGTGTTTACAACCAGTATGGCGACAGCAGCGTATATACGGGAACAAAAGCCAGCTGCCCGTGTTTATGCCATAGGGGAGGAAGGTTTGTTTGATGCTTTAGCGAAAGAAGAACTCACTATCGCTGATGACAACTGTGATTACGTCGTTATTGGATTGGATACAGCTATTACCTATGAAAAGCTGGCAAAAGCATGCTTATTAGTTCGGGCAGGTGCTACGTTCCTATCTACGAACAGTGACAAAGCGCTTCCGACTGAAGCAGGAATGATGCCAGGAAATGGTTCTTTAACAGCTGTTGTGTCCGTAAGTACAGGAATAGAGCCAATCTTTATTGGTAAACCGGAAAGCATTATGATGGAACAGGCGAGAAAGCTGTTAGAGCTGGATACAGAGCAGGTCGTCATGGTCGGAGATAATTACCTAACCGATATTACAGCTGGCATTCGAGCAGGTATGGACACGCTCATGGTTTGCACTGGTTTTACAAAGCGAGATGAGCTGCCAATGCTGCATCCGAAGCCAACCTATACAATTGATTCATTGGATGAATGGGAATTTAAATAA
- a CDS encoding DUF86 domain-containing protein, which yields MYFVDKQKIEGILTYMEELLAADITSAEELTSKLAMERRVQLLIEAILDTGNSVIDGFIMRDPGSYDDIIDILADEQVIAENTAPAFKEIIALRKMLTGNYLHVNHQVLADTMDKHHALLAQYVEWVRAYLVNETRTASAFARSDQD from the coding sequence ATGTACTTTGTGGATAAACAAAAGATTGAAGGAATACTTACATATATGGAAGAGCTGCTTGCTGCTGATATAACGTCAGCTGAAGAGCTCACAAGCAAGCTAGCGATGGAACGCCGCGTGCAGCTGCTCATTGAAGCGATATTGGATACGGGCAATAGTGTAATTGATGGATTCATCATGCGTGATCCGGGCAGCTATGATGATATTATCGATATTCTTGCTGATGAGCAGGTAATCGCCGAAAACACAGCCCCAGCTTTTAAAGAAATTATTGCGCTGCGTAAAATGCTTACGGGGAATTATTTGCATGTAAACCATCAAGTGCTGGCAGACACGATGGACAAGCACCATGCACTTCTTGCACAATACGTGGAATGGGTCAGAGCTTATTTAGTGAATGAGACGCGGACAGCTTCCGCTTTCGCAAGGAGCGATCAAGATTGA
- a CDS encoding homoserine dehydrogenase, producing the protein MKQKIQIGLCGLGTVGSGVVQILQNHQEQIRYKLGCEVEVAKVLVKNKEKKREYIGDASILTTEPSDITDNPAIDIVVEVMGGMDDTYQLLERSIRNRKHIVTANKDLMAEQGDKLFALSQEYNTDIYYEASVAGGIPILRTLSDGLASDKIQKVMGIVNGTTNFILTKMTDENLAFEPVLQEAQALGFAEADPTSDVEGLDAARKMTLLANLAFKMPVAYEDVEVSGITSITQEDIDFAGRLGYQMKLIGIAAMDDGKVEVSVEPTLLPTAHPLAQVKNEYNAVYVYGQAVGETMFYGPGAGGLPTATAVVSDLMEVVKNVRLGVSGKAYVTPQYKKALKDNSQKHAKYFVRVEAEDQTGAFHAVTNVFAGENVSFAKILQLPRANSKTAEVVMVTHKHSKQQIEKSIQQLENLDVVKRVISCYRVDGED; encoded by the coding sequence ATGAAACAAAAGATTCAAATCGGCTTATGCGGACTAGGAACAGTCGGAAGCGGAGTCGTACAGATTTTACAGAATCATCAAGAACAAATCCGCTACAAACTTGGCTGTGAAGTCGAAGTAGCCAAAGTACTCGTGAAAAACAAAGAAAAGAAACGGGAATACATCGGGGATGCTAGCATTCTGACGACAGAACCGTCAGATATTACCGATAACCCTGCTATTGATATTGTAGTCGAAGTGATGGGCGGCATGGACGATACGTATCAGCTGCTCGAACGCAGCATCCGCAACCGCAAGCATATCGTAACAGCTAACAAAGACTTGATGGCTGAGCAAGGCGATAAACTGTTTGCATTGTCGCAGGAATATAATACCGATATCTATTACGAAGCAAGTGTGGCTGGCGGTATTCCTATACTCCGAACCTTAAGTGACGGACTTGCATCCGATAAAATTCAAAAAGTAATGGGAATTGTTAATGGAACAACAAACTTTATTTTGACGAAGATGACTGATGAGAATCTTGCTTTTGAACCAGTATTACAGGAAGCGCAAGCACTTGGATTCGCTGAAGCAGATCCGACTTCGGACGTTGAAGGTTTGGATGCAGCGCGCAAGATGACGTTATTAGCCAATTTAGCATTTAAGATGCCTGTCGCTTATGAAGATGTTGAAGTTTCTGGTATCACTTCTATAACGCAGGAAGACATAGATTTTGCCGGAAGATTAGGCTATCAGATGAAATTGATTGGTATTGCAGCAATGGATGATGGCAAAGTCGAAGTAAGCGTGGAGCCTACTTTGCTGCCGACAGCCCATCCGCTGGCACAAGTGAAAAATGAATATAATGCGGTTTATGTATACGGGCAAGCAGTCGGCGAAACGATGTTCTACGGTCCGGGCGCTGGTGGATTGCCAACAGCTACGGCAGTTGTATCGGATTTGATGGAAGTTGTCAAAAATGTCCGCCTAGGGGTCAGTGGAAAAGCTTATGTGACACCGCAGTACAAAAAAGCATTAAAAGACAATTCACAGAAACATGCGAAGTATTTTGTTCGCGTAGAAGCAGAGGACCAGACAGGTGCTTTCCATGCGGTGACGAATGTATTCGCCGGTGAAAATGTATCGTTTGCAAAAATTCTTCAATTACCGCGTGCAAACTCCAAAACAGCTGAGGTTGTAATGGTGACACATAAGCATAGCAAACAGCAAATCGAAAAAAGCATACAACAGCTGGAAAATTTAGATGTCGTAAAACGAGTTATCAGCTGTTATCGCGTAGACGGAGAGGATTGA
- a CDS encoding phosphatidylglycerophosphatase A yields the protein MTAELEKKAREWLIERGVQVEDIAELVHYLQEKYYPGLTMDRCIYNVERVLSKREVQNAILTGIQLDVLAEQGKLEQPLQDTLKRDESLYGIDEVIALSIINLYGSIGFTNYGYIDKQKPGILEKLNDKSSGECHTFLDDIVGAIAAAAASRLAHSQNEEENIDG from the coding sequence ATGACAGCAGAATTAGAGAAAAAAGCACGCGAATGGCTGATTGAACGAGGTGTACAAGTAGAAGATATCGCTGAACTGGTACATTACCTGCAGGAAAAATACTATCCTGGTCTGACAATGGACCGGTGTATTTATAATGTAGAGCGTGTATTATCCAAAAGAGAAGTCCAAAACGCCATCCTGACTGGTATCCAGCTGGATGTTCTCGCAGAACAGGGAAAACTGGAACAGCCGTTGCAGGATACATTAAAACGTGATGAAAGCTTGTATGGAATTGATGAAGTCATCGCTCTATCTATCATCAATCTCTATGGATCAATCGGATTTACGAATTACGGCTATATCGATAAACAAAAGCCTGGTATTTTGGAGAAGCTTAACGATAAGAGCAGCGGGGAATGTCATACTTTCCTGGATGACATCGTCGGAGCCATCGCAGCAGCCGCTGCCAGCAGACTCGCGCATAGTCAAAATGAAGAAGAAAATATAGACGGATGA
- a CDS encoding spore coat protein: MENTNAGYPNHLAWHETLELHELVASQAVALMKLKQFIGNVNDGELRSIYEQTIKGLETNLNELLAFYPSAPSLQDQAETRNTYTAFFAGDLLVFAKTSVRNYAIAITETATPVLRETLRKQLQRAIDTHAKIFDFMYRRGLYPSYNLEQLLQSDIQNASKALKMGY; the protein is encoded by the coding sequence TTGGAAAACACAAACGCAGGCTACCCAAATCACTTGGCATGGCATGAAACACTCGAATTACATGAACTAGTCGCTTCCCAAGCTGTGGCTTTAATGAAGCTGAAACAATTCATTGGAAATGTGAATGATGGTGAACTGCGCTCTATTTATGAGCAGACGATTAAAGGCCTTGAGACGAATTTGAACGAATTGCTGGCTTTCTACCCTTCCGCACCCAGCCTGCAAGATCAAGCAGAAACACGAAATACATATACTGCCTTTTTTGCTGGTGACTTGCTCGTCTTTGCGAAAACTTCTGTTCGTAACTATGCTATTGCTATCACAGAAACAGCCACTCCAGTACTGAGAGAAACACTGCGAAAACAACTGCAGCGCGCCATTGATACGCACGCAAAAATCTTTGACTTTATGTACAGACGCGGACTTTATCCATCCTATAATTTAGAACAGCTGCTGCAAAGTGATATTCAAAATGCCAGCAAAGCATTAAAGATGGGATATTAA